In Euphorbia lathyris chromosome 9, ddEupLath1.1, whole genome shotgun sequence, the following are encoded in one genomic region:
- the LOC136206428 gene encoding mevalonate kinase, whose product MEVKARAPGKIILSGEHAVVHGSTAVASSIDLYTYVTLSFPTSENADTLVLQLKDMSLEFSWPISRIKEAFSNLDVPSSSTPTSCSSKSIKLISALVEEQNIPEAKISLASGVSAFLWLYVSIQGFKPANVVVTSDLPLGSGLGSSAAFCVALSAALLGLSNSVNVDTKHEGWLMFEDSELDLLNKWAFEGEKLIHGKPSGIDNTVSTYGNMIKFRSGNLTRMKSNMPLKMLITNTKVGRNTKALVAGVSERTLRHPNAMSFVFNAVDSISNELATIIQSSVPDELAVTEKEAKLEELMEMNQGLLQSMGVTHASIETVLRTTLKYKLASKLTGAGGGGCVLTLLPTLLSGTVVDKVITELESSGFQCLIAGIGGNGVEICFGGSS is encoded by the exons ATGGAAGTGAAAGCAAGAGCTCCGGGCAAAATCATTCTCTCCGGTGAACACGCTGTGGTGCACGGATCCACTGCAGTTGCTTCATCCATTGATCTCTACACCTATGTCACCCTTTCTTTTCCTACTTCTG AGAATGCCGATACGCTGGTACTTCAGCTTAAAGATATGTCACTAGAATTTTCATGGCCTATTAGTAGAATCAAAGAAGCATTTTCTAACTTAGACGTGCCATCTTCTTCGACACCCACCTCTTGCtcctcaaaatcaattaagTTAATTTCAGCCTTGGTCGAAGAACAAAATATCCCCGAAGCGAAAATTTCACTTGCTTCTGGAGTATCAGCTTTTCTGTGGCTATATGTTTCAATCCAAGG ATTTAAACCTGCCAATGTAGTTGTCACATCTGATCTTCCACTGGGTTCGGGTCTAGGCTCATCTGCTGCATTTTGCGTCGCCCTTTCCGCTGCTCTTCTTGGTTTATCAAATAGTGTGAATGTTGATACAAAGCACGAAGGATGGCTAATGTTTGAAGATAGTGAACTTGACTTATTAAATAAATGGGCCTTTGAAGGTGAAAAGTTGATTCATGGGAAGCCATCCGGAATCGACAATACTGTTAGCACATACG GCAACATGATTAAGTTTAGGTCCGGTAATCTGACACGAATGAAGTCGAACATGCCACTCAAAATGCTTATTACTAACACAAAAGTTGGGAGAAATACGAAAGCACTAGTTGCTGGTGTTTCAGAAAGAACCTTACGGCATCCTAATGCGATGAGCTTCGTCTTTAATGCGGTTGATTCTATCAGCAACGAACTAGCTACCATCATCCAGTCATCTGTTCCGGATGAGTTGGCTGTTACAGAGAAGGAAGCGAAGCTAGAAGAGCTAATGGAGATGAACCAGGGCTTGCTCCAATCCATGGGGGTTACCCATGCTTCTATAGAAACCGTCCTACGGACAACATTAAAGTATAAGTTGGCTTCCAAGTTGACCGGAGCAGGTGGTGGAGGCTGTGTGTTGACATTGTTACCAACCC TGCTATCAGGAACAGTTGTTGATAAGGTAATTACAGAACTCGAATCAAGCGGATTCCAATGTCTAATCGCTGGAATTGGAGGAAATGGTGTTGAGATTTGTTTTGGTGGTTCATCCTAA
- the LOC136206149 gene encoding amidase 1 isoform X2, translated as MAKSSEYGAFMENVLLKPSSSSDELPLNGLTFAVKDIFDLDGYVTGFGNPDWKRTHSAATTTAPAVLAILRGGATCVGKTVMDEMAYSINGENYHYGTPTNPSAADRVPGGSSSGSAVAVGAKLVDFSLGTDTGGSVRVPASYCSIFGFRPSHAAVSTQGVTPMAQSFDTVGNIVKNMILGDYVEEKVPSLSHFMSKEIKEQDYNIASLAALSSAMRLLQRHEFKNNHGEWVTSVKPHLGPGIHERVWEAVRSTDENIGICHSVKTELRSALTTLLEDYGILAIPTVPGPPPKLKTDPTTLEVFRAKAFSLLSIAGVSGFCQVSIPLGMYDDLPVAISLMAKHGSDGFLLNVVETLYDTLQEQVSVSER; from the exons ATGGCAAAAAGCTCGGAATATGGAGCTTTCATGGAGAATGTTTTGCTAAAACCGAGCTCCTCATCCGATGAACTTCCTTTAAATGGTCTCACGTTTGCTGTTAAAGATAT ATTCGATTTGGATGGATACGTGACCGGGTTTGGCAATCCAGATTGGAAAAGGACTCATTCAGCTGCCACAACAACTGCTCCAGCTGTTTTGGCTATACTCAGAGGAGGAGCCACATGTGTTGGTAAAACTGTCATGGATGAAATGGCCTATAG CATCAATGGCGAAAATTACCATTATGGAACACCTACAAATCCTTCTGCAGCGGATCGTGTACCTGGAGGATCATCCAGTGGGTCTGCTGTTGCAGTAGGTGCAAAGCTTGTAGATTTCTCCTTAG GAACTGACACTGGAGGAAGTGTAAGAGTTCCAGCCTCATATTGTAGTATTTTCGGGTTTCGACCTTCACATGCTGCTGTTTCTACTCAAGGAGTTACTCCCATGGCACAGAGCTTTGATACTGTGG GTAACATTGTGAAGAATATGATCCTAGGCGACTATGTTGAGGAAAAAGTGCCAAGTTTGAGTCATTTTATGAGCAAAGAGATCAAAGAGCAAGACTATAACATAGCTTCCTTAGCAGCCCTCTCAAGTGCAATGCGGTTGCTTCAAAG GCATGAATTCAAGAATAACCATGGGGAATGGGTGACCAGTGTCAAACCTCATCTAGGTCCAGGCATTCACGAACGAGTATGGGAAGCTGTTCGATCAACCGATGAAAACATCGGTATCTGTCATTCAGTTAAGACAGAACTACGTTCTGCTCTCACAACGCTTCTCGAG GATTATGGCATCCTTGCTATCCCCACAGTTCCAGGGCCTCCACCGAAGCTGAAGACAGATCCAACGACTCTCGAAGTTTTTCGTGCCAAGGCTTTTAGCCTGCTCTCCATAGCTGGGGTATCAGGATTCTGCCAG GTGAGCATACCTCTAGGCATGTATGATGATCTGCCTGTAGCGATTTCGTTGATGGCGAAACATGGTTCAGATGGTTTCTTGCTGAATGTTGTTGAAACTCTTTATGATACACTCCAAGAACAGGTTTCAGTTTCTGAAAGATAA
- the LOC136206149 gene encoding amidase 1 isoform X1 gives MAKSSEYGAFMENVLLKPSSSSDELPLNGLTFAVKDIFDLDGYVTGFGNPDWKRTHSAATTTAPAVLAILRGGATCVGKTVMDEMAYSINGENYHYGTPTNPSAADRVPGGSSSGSAVAVGAKLVDFSLGTDTGGSVRVPASYCSIFGFRPSHAAVSTQGVTPMAQSFDTVGWFARNPVILNQVGHVLLQLPHTESIIPKQIIIAEDCFKLSSIPNSRVSQVLVKSAEKLFGGNIVKNMILGDYVEEKVPSLSHFMSKEIKEQDYNIASLAALSSAMRLLQRHEFKNNHGEWVTSVKPHLGPGIHERVWEAVRSTDENIGICHSVKTELRSALTTLLEDYGILAIPTVPGPPPKLKTDPTTLEVFRAKAFSLLSIAGVSGFCQVSIPLGMYDDLPVAISLMAKHGSDGFLLNVVETLYDTLQEQVSVSER, from the exons ATGGCAAAAAGCTCGGAATATGGAGCTTTCATGGAGAATGTTTTGCTAAAACCGAGCTCCTCATCCGATGAACTTCCTTTAAATGGTCTCACGTTTGCTGTTAAAGATAT ATTCGATTTGGATGGATACGTGACCGGGTTTGGCAATCCAGATTGGAAAAGGACTCATTCAGCTGCCACAACAACTGCTCCAGCTGTTTTGGCTATACTCAGAGGAGGAGCCACATGTGTTGGTAAAACTGTCATGGATGAAATGGCCTATAG CATCAATGGCGAAAATTACCATTATGGAACACCTACAAATCCTTCTGCAGCGGATCGTGTACCTGGAGGATCATCCAGTGGGTCTGCTGTTGCAGTAGGTGCAAAGCTTGTAGATTTCTCCTTAG GAACTGACACTGGAGGAAGTGTAAGAGTTCCAGCCTCATATTGTAGTATTTTCGGGTTTCGACCTTCACATGCTGCTGTTTCTACTCAAGGAGTTACTCCCATGGCACAGAGCTTTGATACTGTGG GCTGGTTTGCTAGGAATCCTGTCATTCTGAATCAAGTTGGCCATGTTCTACTGCAATTGCCTCATACTGAATCAATCATACCGAAGCAGATAATTATCGCAGAAGATTGTTTTAAGCTTTCAAGCATTCCAAATAGTCGAGTCAGTCAAGTTCTTGTTAAATCAGCTGAGAAGTTATTTGGGG GTAACATTGTGAAGAATATGATCCTAGGCGACTATGTTGAGGAAAAAGTGCCAAGTTTGAGTCATTTTATGAGCAAAGAGATCAAAGAGCAAGACTATAACATAGCTTCCTTAGCAGCCCTCTCAAGTGCAATGCGGTTGCTTCAAAG GCATGAATTCAAGAATAACCATGGGGAATGGGTGACCAGTGTCAAACCTCATCTAGGTCCAGGCATTCACGAACGAGTATGGGAAGCTGTTCGATCAACCGATGAAAACATCGGTATCTGTCATTCAGTTAAGACAGAACTACGTTCTGCTCTCACAACGCTTCTCGAG GATTATGGCATCCTTGCTATCCCCACAGTTCCAGGGCCTCCACCGAAGCTGAAGACAGATCCAACGACTCTCGAAGTTTTTCGTGCCAAGGCTTTTAGCCTGCTCTCCATAGCTGGGGTATCAGGATTCTGCCAG GTGAGCATACCTCTAGGCATGTATGATGATCTGCCTGTAGCGATTTCGTTGATGGCGAAACATGGTTCAGATGGTTTCTTGCTGAATGTTGTTGAAACTCTTTATGATACACTCCAAGAACAGGTTTCAGTTTCTGAAAGATAA
- the LOC136206149 gene encoding amidase 1 isoform X3, whose amino-acid sequence MRNSINGENYHYGTPTNPSAADRVPGGSSSGSAVAVGAKLVDFSLGTDTGGSVRVPASYCSIFGFRPSHAAVSTQGVTPMAQSFDTVGWFARNPVILNQVGHVLLQLPHTESIIPKQIIIAEDCFKLSSIPNSRVSQVLVKSAEKLFGGNIVKNMILGDYVEEKVPSLSHFMSKEIKEQDYNIASLAALSSAMRLLQRHEFKNNHGEWVTSVKPHLGPGIHERVWEAVRSTDENIGICHSVKTELRSALTTLLEDYGILAIPTVPGPPPKLKTDPTTLEVFRAKAFSLLSIAGVSGFCQVSIPLGMYDDLPVAISLMAKHGSDGFLLNVVETLYDTLQEQVSVSER is encoded by the exons ATGCGTAACAG CATCAATGGCGAAAATTACCATTATGGAACACCTACAAATCCTTCTGCAGCGGATCGTGTACCTGGAGGATCATCCAGTGGGTCTGCTGTTGCAGTAGGTGCAAAGCTTGTAGATTTCTCCTTAG GAACTGACACTGGAGGAAGTGTAAGAGTTCCAGCCTCATATTGTAGTATTTTCGGGTTTCGACCTTCACATGCTGCTGTTTCTACTCAAGGAGTTACTCCCATGGCACAGAGCTTTGATACTGTGG GCTGGTTTGCTAGGAATCCTGTCATTCTGAATCAAGTTGGCCATGTTCTACTGCAATTGCCTCATACTGAATCAATCATACCGAAGCAGATAATTATCGCAGAAGATTGTTTTAAGCTTTCAAGCATTCCAAATAGTCGAGTCAGTCAAGTTCTTGTTAAATCAGCTGAGAAGTTATTTGGGG GTAACATTGTGAAGAATATGATCCTAGGCGACTATGTTGAGGAAAAAGTGCCAAGTTTGAGTCATTTTATGAGCAAAGAGATCAAAGAGCAAGACTATAACATAGCTTCCTTAGCAGCCCTCTCAAGTGCAATGCGGTTGCTTCAAAG GCATGAATTCAAGAATAACCATGGGGAATGGGTGACCAGTGTCAAACCTCATCTAGGTCCAGGCATTCACGAACGAGTATGGGAAGCTGTTCGATCAACCGATGAAAACATCGGTATCTGTCATTCAGTTAAGACAGAACTACGTTCTGCTCTCACAACGCTTCTCGAG GATTATGGCATCCTTGCTATCCCCACAGTTCCAGGGCCTCCACCGAAGCTGAAGACAGATCCAACGACTCTCGAAGTTTTTCGTGCCAAGGCTTTTAGCCTGCTCTCCATAGCTGGGGTATCAGGATTCTGCCAG GTGAGCATACCTCTAGGCATGTATGATGATCTGCCTGTAGCGATTTCGTTGATGGCGAAACATGGTTCAGATGGTTTCTTGCTGAATGTTGTTGAAACTCTTTATGATACACTCCAAGAACAGGTTTCAGTTTCTGAAAGATAA